The bacterium genome segment TGTAGCCACGGTTGTTTTAAAGTTATTTAATATAATTCAGCCTTATAATGCTTATTTTGGACAAAAAGACGCACAGCAGGCTATAATCATAAAACAAATGGTGAAGGACCTTAATATCCCCTTGAACATAAAAATATTAAAAACATTCAGGGAGAAGGACGGCCTTGCCATGAGCTCCCGGAATAGTTATCTTTCGGAAAAAGAACGCAGGGCAGCATTAATTCTTTCAAAAACACTTTTGGAAATAAAAAAAGATATTTTATCAGGAGAACGCGATGCCGCTTTATTGTCCAGGAAGGCCGGCAGATTGATTAAAAAAGAACCTTTGTCAAAGCCTGATTATTTTTCTTTTGTAAACGAGAGGACTTTGGTCCCTGTTCAAAAACTTTCGGGAAATATTTTGGCCGCCGCTGCCCTATGGATCGGGAAGACGAGGCTGGTCGATAATTTTAGATTAAAGGTATAAAAATGTTTAAAAAATTTGAACTCCTGCCCGATCAAAAAAAAATAATTAAAGAGATAAAGAAATTAAAAAAAGACCGTGATGCGGTAATAATTGTGCACAATTATCAAAGGCCGGAAGTCCAGGAAATCGGCGATA includes the following:
- the panC gene encoding pantoate--beta-alanine ligase, producing the protein MKIIKKVSLMQKYSLKWRDKKKIGFVPTMGYLHEGHLSLLKRACGENDIVILSIFVNPIQFGPKEDYGKYPRDFKRDEKIAEKAGVDVIFYPSRPDMYPEGYKSYVEVKDLQDYLCGKSRPGHFRGVATVVLKLFNIIQPYNAYFGQKDAQQAIIIKQMVKDLNIPLNIKILKTFREKDGLAMSSRNSYLSEKERRAALILSKTLLEIKKDILSGERDAALLSRKAGRLIKKEPLSKPDYFSFVNERTLVPVQKLSGNILAAAALWIGKTRLVDNFRLKV